The genomic segment GCAGAATTCAATTGGAACAGAGAAGTTTTAGTATACAATGCTGAAGCAAATACATGGAAATCTTTAGGACAAATTCCGTTTGATGCACCTTGTGGAGAAGGACTTGCAGTAATTGGAAATAAAATATTCTCAATAAATGGAGAAGTTAAACCAGGAGTAAGAACACCTAGAATGTATACAGGAACTTTACTTGCTAAATAGATTTATTTGGAAAACAGGGAAGATTTATATCTTTCCTGTTTTTTTTATTTTTATAATGTGTTAATTTTAAACAAACAGCACTTTTAATATTTAAAAAAAAGTAAAAAAAAACATTGACAAAGATTAAAATATGAGTTATTCTTATACTAAGATATTAATGAACACGTGAACAATTTTTTAAGAGGGTGATTTTTGTTATGATTACACAAAAAGAAATTGCAGAAAAATTAGGAATCAGCAGAACAACAGTTGCCAGAGCAATAAATGGAAGTTCATTAATAAAAGAGGAAACAAAAAAAAAGATTTTAGAATTAGTTAAAGAGATGAATTATGAAAAAAATTTGATTGGTAGTTCTTTAGCTATAAAAAAATCTAAATTGATATATGGCTTAGTTATTGAGTCAAAAAATGAGTTTTACACTCAAGAGATAATAAGAGGATTAGAAAATGCTTCAAAAGAGTATGGAGCATATAACTATAAAATAAAAATTCAAACAACAGATATTAATGATCCAGAAACTCAGATAGAAAAGTTAAAGGAACTTTTGAAAAGTGAAGAGATAGCTGGAATTATTATAACACCTTTAAATAAAGAAAAAATATATGACTTATTAAAACCTTATTTGGAAAAGATAAAAGTAATTTCAGTTGGAATTAGGCTGCATGAGGAGATACCACATATAGGTCCAGATCACAAAAAGCAAGGGAAAATTGCTGGAGCGATTATAAGTAGTTTACTTAGAAAAGATGAGAAGCTTTTGGTTTTGGATAATGGAGATGATAGAATATCTTCAAAGATGTATCTTGAGGGATTTGTTGAGAGAGTTGCAGAAACTGAGATAAGATTGATGGGACCATTCTTTGGTAATGGAATTGATAAAAGTATAGAGTTAATTAATGAAATTTGTTCGAAAGAAGAGATATCAGGAATTTATATAAATAGATATGCTCAAGAGATACTTGAGAGGTTACCTAAAAAAATTTTAAAAGATAAAAGAATAGTAACCAATGGAATAAGTAAAAATCTAAAAAAATTGATAAAAAAGAGAGTTGTCACTGCCACAGTGATGGAGGAAATAGCAACTGAAGGATATAATGCAGGAAAGAAGATGTTTGATATTTTATATAGAGATAAGGGATATGAAGGAAATTGGGAAATATCTAAATCACACATTTTATTTCTTGAAAACTTAGAAGGATAAAATTTTTTATTAAAATAGATTAACACTAAAAAGTATTATGGGAGGTTTATTTATGAAAAAATCATTAAAAGCATTAGGTTTAGGAATGTTATTTGGAGTAATGACAACAACAGCACTTGCGGCAGAATTTGATCTTAAAATGGGAATGGTTGCAGGAACATCATCAAATGAATACAAAGCAGCAGAATTCTTCGCTAATAAAGTAAAAGAAAAATCAAATGGAAGAATTGAAATAGCTCTTTTCCCTAACGGACAACTTGGAGACGACAGAAGCATGATCGAACAAATCGCTGGTGGAGCTCTAGACTTTACATTTACTGAAATTGGAAGATTCTCTATATTCTACCCAGAAGCTGAAGTATATGTATTACCTTATATGATTAAAGATTTTGCTCACGTTCAAAGAGCTACTTTTGATACTGAATTTGGTAAAAATCTTATGACTAAAGTTCATGATGATTTAGGAATTACAATTCTTTCTCAAGCTTACAATGGAACAAGACAAACTACATCAAATAAAGCAATCAATACTCTTGCAGATATGAAAGGACTTAAATTAAGAGTTCCAAATGCACCATCAAACTTAAACTATGCAAAATATACTGGAGCTGCTCCTACACCAATGGCATTCTCAGAAGTATATCTAGCTCTTCAAACAAACTCTGTTGATGGACAAGAAAACCCATTATCAGCTGTAAGAGCTCAAAAATTCTATGAAGTTCAACCATACCTAGCAATGACTAACCACATTTTAAATGACCAATTATATGTAGTTGGAAACATGACTATGGAAGAATTACCAGAAGATCTTCAAAAAGTAGTTAAAGATGCAGCAGAAGAAGCAGCTAAATATCATACTCAATTATTCGTTGAAGAAGAAGCTAGCTTAAAAGATTTCTTTAAACAAAATGGTGTAACTATTACTGAACCAGCTCTTGGAGATTTCGAAAAAGCAATGCAACCAGTTTACGACGAATACATTAAGAAAAATGGAAAACTTGGAGAAGATGCTATAAATCAAATTAACGCAGTTAAATAATTAAAGTAAAAAATTAAGGTGGGAAAAAATGAAAGTGTTTGATAAGTTAGAAGAATGGGTTGGAGGAACACTGTTCGTAATAATGTTCATTGTTCTTGTAATGCAAATTACAGCAAGACAAGTATTAGGAACACCTCTTATGTGGAGTGAAGAATTATCTAGTTTAATATTTACATATGTTGGAATGTTAGGAATTAGTATGGGTATAAGAAGTCAACAACACGTATTGATTGACTTCCTATTTACAAGATTTTCTCCTAGAGTTCAAAAGATAGTATTTACATTAACACAAATGATAATTTTTGTTTGTATTATCTTTATGGGGTATCTTGGAAATCTTTTATATCAAAAGAAATGGATATTTGAATTAGTTTCATTAAAAATTTCTGCTGGTTGGATGTATTTAGCACTACCAATAGTTTCAATACTAATGATGGTTCGTTTCTTCCAAGCATACAAAGAAAATTATGATAATAAAAGAGTATTAATTAGTCCATATGTATTTTTAGCTGCACTTGTAGTTATAGTAGGATTAATAGTTTATGATCCAAAAGTATTTAAAGTACTAAGATTATCTAATTACTATAAATTTGGAGAGATGTCAGGATTTGTAACTATTGCAGTATGGCTTGTAATGATATTTGCAGGAGTTCCAGTAGGATGGTCTCTAATGGCAGCTACAATATTCTATTTTGCTGTAACAAGATGGAATGTACTATATTTTGCTTCTGCAAAACTTGTAGATAGTTTAAATAGCTTCAGTCTTCTAAGTGTACCATTCTTTGTACTTACAGGAATATTGATGAATGGATCTGGAATTACAGAAAGAATCTTTAACTTTGCTAAGGCATTATTAGGACACTATACTGGAGGAATGGGACATGTTAACGTAGCAGCTTCTCTTATCTTCTCAGGAATGTCAGGATCAGCTATAGCAGATGCTGGAGGATTAGGACAACTTGAAATCAAAGCAATGAGAGATGAAGGATATGATGATGATATTTGTGGAGGAATTACAGCAGCTTCATGTATAATTGGACCTCTAGTTCCACCTAGTATCAGTATGATAGTTTATGGAGTTATTGCTAACCAATCAATAGCAAAACTATTCCTTGCAGGATTTGTTCCAGGAGTTTTAACAACAATAGCTCTAATGATAATGAACTATTTTGTTTGTAAAAAAAGAGGATATAGAAAAGCTAAAAAAGCTACTTTCAAAGAACAAGTAGAAGCTTTCAAAAAATCTTTCTGGGCATTATTAACTCCATTCATTATAATTGGAGGAATCTTCTCTGGATTATTTACTCCTACAGAAGCAGCAGTAATTGCAGCATTATATTCAGTTTTCTTAGGGGCATTTATCTATAAAGAATTAACTATAAAATCATTCTTCCAACACTGTGTTGAAGCAATGGCAATCAGTGGAGTTACAGTATTAATGATTATCACTGTTACATTCTTTGGAGACATGATTGCAAGAGAACAAATTGCAATGAAAATAGCTGAAGTATTTATGACATATGCAAGTTCTCCATTAACAGTTCTTGTAATGATCAACTTACTACTATTATTCTTAGGAATGTTTATTGATGCACTAGCACTTCAATTCCTAGTATTACCAATGCTTATACCAGTAGCAGAACAAGTTGGTATAGATCTAGTATTCTTTGGAGTAATGACTACATTAAATATGATGATAGGAATTCTTACTCCGCCAATGGGAATGGCACTATTCGTAGTTGCTCAAGTTGGAAAAATGTCAGTAAGTACAGTAGCAAAAGGAGTTATTCCATTCTTACTACCAATATTTATAACACTAGTATTTATAACAATATTCCCAGGAATCATAACATTCCTACCTAATTTGATAATGGGATAAAAGAAGAGAGGTAAAATCAAATGCCATTAAGTGTAGATATGCCATTAGAACAACTAGAAAAATATAAGGGTATCAGCCCAAAACCTGAAGACTTTGACCTTTATTGGTCAAGGTCTTTAGAGGAACTAAAAGAACTTCCTAAAAAATTTAGAATAGAGAAAAATGAATTTGAAACACCATATTGTGAATGTTTTGATCTGTATTTTCAAGGGGTTGAAGATGCAACAATTCATGTAAAATATTTGAAACCTAAGAATATAAAAGAAGGAGAGAAGATCCCTGCAATATTAGAGTTTCATGGTTATGGTGGATGCAGTAAAGACTGGACATATAAACTTCCATATGTGGCTTGTAATATAGCTGTTTTCTCTATGGAATGTAGAGGCCAAATGGGAGATTCTACTGATAGTTTTGGAGTTGATAATCACTTTAGAACTTGTAATTTAATAAGAGGTGTAATGACACCAGAGAATTTATATTATAAGAAGGTATTCTTAGATGCAGTGAGATTGGCTGAAATAGTAATGGAATTTGAGTTTATAAACAATAAAAATGTAGGGACAATGGGCTATTCTCAAGGTGGGGGAATAGCTCTTGCTCTTGCAGCACTAAGGCCAGATATAAAAAGTGTTTTTGCTGTGTATCCATTTTTAAGTGACTATTTAAGATGTTGGAACATGGATACAGGAGCAGCTTATGAGGAGATCAAAGATTATTTTAGACAGAGAGATTCTCAACATAAAAAAGAAAAAGAGTTTTTTAATAATTTAGGGTATGTTGATATAGAAAATATGGCTCATTGGATAAGAGCCGATGTTACAATGACAACTGGTTTAATGGATAAAACTTGTCCCCCATCAACTCAATTTGCTACATATAACAAATTGGTTTGCAGGAAAAGACATCTTATATTTCCAGAGTATGGACATGAGGATATGTTAAATGGCTTACATGATGAAAATATATTGTGGGCATTGGAACTTTTAAAAAAATAGTAAAAACAAGGAGAAAAAATTGAAGATAGTAGGAATAGATATTGGTGGAACAATGATAAAATATGGATTGATATCTTTAACTGGAGAGATATTAGCTAGTGGAGCAAGAAAACTATATATAAAATATTAGTCAAACTATGACAAATATATAAATATATAGAAAAACACTCTGCGTATATGGAAACATGTGCGTACCTCGGTTTTAATGCTAAGAATGCCTAAAGCCTTAAACACTAAAACATAGAGATGAAATAAACTCAAGTGTGAATGTGGCGAAAGCAGAAAAAAGTTTTAAGGATACCATATGCTGAAATAAAACCCTATAGGATTAAATAACTTATAGGTGCTAAGTGGTGTAACAATGGCTGTTTAGCAGGGAATATCTGAATAGGATAACCCTCAACGACTATCCCTTGGCGAGGGAGTAAAACCTCAAGCAAATGGAGGAAGAAAAATACCGACACTGACTGCCTACTAGGTAAAAGTGGACAAATAGTCTTTGCACGTCTTGAAAGAGAGTGGTAATTAGGGTGACCGAAATTACTTCAATAGAGTTGCGTCTATTGGAAAAAGTTATTGAACTTATACTAAAAGTTGTACATTGACAATTTTATATAAATTAAGATTTTTCTGAACTTATGGTATAATATTATCATGAGGTGAAGAGTATGATTAGAGGATATAGAATAAAGATATTTCCTAAAGAAGAACAGAAAAAGATGATACATA from the Fusobacterium varium genome contains:
- a CDS encoding sialic acid TRAP transporter substrate-binding protein SiaP, yielding MKKSLKALGLGMLFGVMTTTALAAEFDLKMGMVAGTSSNEYKAAEFFANKVKEKSNGRIEIALFPNGQLGDDRSMIEQIAGGALDFTFTEIGRFSIFYPEAEVYVLPYMIKDFAHVQRATFDTEFGKNLMTKVHDDLGITILSQAYNGTRQTTSNKAINTLADMKGLKLRVPNAPSNLNYAKYTGAAPTPMAFSEVYLALQTNSVDGQENPLSAVRAQKFYEVQPYLAMTNHILNDQLYVVGNMTMEELPEDLQKVVKDAAEEAAKYHTQLFVEEEASLKDFFKQNGVTITEPALGDFEKAMQPVYDEYIKKNGKLGEDAINQINAVK
- a CDS encoding acetylxylan esterase, which codes for MPLSVDMPLEQLEKYKGISPKPEDFDLYWSRSLEELKELPKKFRIEKNEFETPYCECFDLYFQGVEDATIHVKYLKPKNIKEGEKIPAILEFHGYGGCSKDWTYKLPYVACNIAVFSMECRGQMGDSTDSFGVDNHFRTCNLIRGVMTPENLYYKKVFLDAVRLAEIVMEFEFINNKNVGTMGYSQGGGIALALAALRPDIKSVFAVYPFLSDYLRCWNMDTGAAYEEIKDYFRQRDSQHKKEKEFFNNLGYVDIENMAHWIRADVTMTTGLMDKTCPPSTQFATYNKLVCRKRHLIFPEYGHEDMLNGLHDENILWALELLKK
- a CDS encoding LacI family DNA-binding transcriptional regulator, whose product is MITQKEIAEKLGISRTTVARAINGSSLIKEETKKKILELVKEMNYEKNLIGSSLAIKKSKLIYGLVIESKNEFYTQEIIRGLENASKEYGAYNYKIKIQTTDINDPETQIEKLKELLKSEEIAGIIITPLNKEKIYDLLKPYLEKIKVISVGIRLHEEIPHIGPDHKKQGKIAGAIISSLLRKDEKLLVLDNGDDRISSKMYLEGFVERVAETEIRLMGPFFGNGIDKSIELINEICSKEEISGIYINRYAQEILERLPKKILKDKRIVTNGISKNLKKLIKKRVVTATVMEEIATEGYNAGKKMFDILYRDKGYEGNWEISKSHILFLENLEG
- a CDS encoding TRAP transporter large permease subunit, whose protein sequence is MKVFDKLEEWVGGTLFVIMFIVLVMQITARQVLGTPLMWSEELSSLIFTYVGMLGISMGIRSQQHVLIDFLFTRFSPRVQKIVFTLTQMIIFVCIIFMGYLGNLLYQKKWIFELVSLKISAGWMYLALPIVSILMMVRFFQAYKENYDNKRVLISPYVFLAALVVIVGLIVYDPKVFKVLRLSNYYKFGEMSGFVTIAVWLVMIFAGVPVGWSLMAATIFYFAVTRWNVLYFASAKLVDSLNSFSLLSVPFFVLTGILMNGSGITERIFNFAKALLGHYTGGMGHVNVAASLIFSGMSGSAIADAGGLGQLEIKAMRDEGYDDDICGGITAASCIIGPLVPPSISMIVYGVIANQSIAKLFLAGFVPGVLTTIALMIMNYFVCKKRGYRKAKKATFKEQVEAFKKSFWALLTPFIIIGGIFSGLFTPTEAAVIAALYSVFLGAFIYKELTIKSFFQHCVEAMAISGVTVLMIITVTFFGDMIAREQIAMKIAEVFMTYASSPLTVLVMINLLLLFLGMFIDALALQFLVLPMLIPVAEQVGIDLVFFGVMTTLNMMIGILTPPMGMALFVVAQVGKMSVSTVAKGVIPFLLPIFITLVFITIFPGIITFLPNLIMG
- a CDS encoding ROK family protein → MKIVGIDIGGTMIKYGLISLTGEILASGARKLYIKY